A region of Nocardioides sp. JS614 DNA encodes the following proteins:
- a CDS encoding Tm-1-like ATP-binding domain-containing protein → MERKAVVCLAGTLDTKGAEYAYVKDCLLAAGVDVHVIDCGVLGEPGFTPDVDAVQVAERAGIRLEDFQSGVEGAGGRVLAVTKMSEGLQQVLEELVSQDRIDAVVGLGGTGGTDLLSGAFKNLGLGFPKLIVSTMASNNTRPYVGHSDLHMANAVTDIAGLNSISKQVLGNAANGVAGMAMGRARIRAQAEASKPLIAVSMFGVTTPGVMRVRSRLEAEGFEVVTFHAVGEGAGMEHLIDQGAIDGLIDYTLPEVLNHWNHGIFDPGCERMEAAIRSGIPQVVVPGAMECFNFGAVDTIPAEFNTPERNVLVHNPNITSLLATPEELVKLGEYLAEHVNQAPGPKAVGLPLGGLDNYFKEGSQWHGVDVTPLFDAVRRTLDPGIELIEMESNINDAEFADAIFDLFMKQWAAREQPAAAVG, encoded by the coding sequence ATGGAGCGCAAGGCTGTCGTGTGCCTCGCCGGGACCTTGGACACCAAGGGTGCGGAGTACGCCTATGTCAAGGACTGTCTGCTCGCTGCCGGGGTGGACGTCCACGTCATCGACTGCGGCGTCCTCGGGGAGCCGGGCTTCACGCCGGATGTCGACGCGGTGCAGGTTGCCGAGCGGGCCGGCATCCGTCTCGAGGACTTCCAGTCCGGGGTCGAGGGCGCCGGTGGTCGGGTCCTGGCCGTGACGAAGATGAGCGAGGGTCTTCAGCAGGTTCTCGAGGAGCTGGTGAGCCAGGACCGCATCGATGCGGTTGTCGGTCTCGGTGGGACGGGTGGCACCGACCTCCTCAGCGGGGCGTTCAAGAACCTCGGCCTGGGCTTCCCCAAGCTGATCGTCAGCACGATGGCGTCCAACAACACCCGTCCCTACGTCGGCCACTCCGACCTGCACATGGCCAACGCCGTCACCGACATCGCCGGGCTGAACAGCATCTCCAAGCAGGTGCTCGGCAACGCGGCGAACGGTGTCGCGGGCATGGCCATGGGGCGGGCGCGCATCCGGGCGCAGGCCGAAGCCAGCAAGCCGCTGATCGCCGTCTCGATGTTCGGCGTGACCACGCCGGGTGTCATGCGGGTTCGAAGCCGGCTGGAGGCCGAGGGCTTCGAGGTCGTCACCTTCCACGCGGTCGGCGAGGGTGCCGGCATGGAGCACCTGATCGACCAGGGCGCCATCGACGGACTCATCGACTACACGCTCCCCGAGGTGCTCAACCACTGGAACCACGGCATCTTCGATCCCGGGTGCGAGCGCATGGAGGCCGCGATCCGGTCGGGCATCCCGCAGGTGGTCGTGCCGGGTGCCATGGAGTGCTTCAACTTCGGCGCGGTGGACACGATCCCCGCCGAGTTCAACACCCCGGAACGCAATGTGCTGGTCCACAACCCGAACATCACCTCGCTCCTCGCCACTCCCGAGGAGCTCGTCAAGCTCGGCGAGTACCTTGCCGAGCACGTCAACCAGGCACCCGGTCCCAAGGCGGTCGGACTGCCGCTGGGCGGCCTCGACAACTACTTCAAGGAGGGCAGTCAGTGGCACGGCGTCGACGTCACGCCGCTGTTCGACGCCGTCCGTCGGACCCTCGACCCCGGCATCGAGCTCATCGAGATGGAGAGCAACATCAACGACGCGGAGTTCGCGGACGCGATCTTCGACCTGTTCATGAAGCAGTGGGCCGCACGCGAGCAGCCGGCCGCGGCAGTCGGGTGA
- a CDS encoding 3-keto-5-aminohexanoate cleavage protein: protein MPDAIITCAPTGAIHTPSMSPYLPVTPHEIAAAALAAADAGAAIVHLHVRDPDDGHPVQDTGLFRELLAEIQGKSDVVINLTTGGSPHMTVEERIEPAIALAPELASLNMGSMNMGLFPMLDRFPDLDHDWERRHLGNKDLVFKNTFADIERILRTCGDQGTRFEFECYDTAHLYNLAHFLDRGLVEPPLFIQTVVGLLGGIGADAEDLLHLRRTATRLFGDQFEWSTLGAGAAQIRVGTIALALGANARVGLEDSLWDGPGRLAESSRAQVERLRAAAAVLYRDIATPSEARRRLALRSAERSSGPGGES from the coding sequence GTGCCGGACGCGATCATCACCTGCGCCCCCACCGGGGCGATCCACACGCCCTCCATGTCCCCGTACCTTCCGGTGACGCCCCATGAGATCGCCGCAGCGGCGCTCGCGGCCGCCGACGCCGGTGCCGCGATCGTGCACCTGCACGTCCGTGACCCCGACGACGGGCACCCCGTCCAGGACACGGGGCTGTTCAGGGAGCTGCTGGCCGAGATCCAGGGCAAGTCCGACGTCGTCATCAACCTCACCACGGGCGGCAGCCCGCACATGACGGTCGAGGAACGGATCGAGCCGGCGATCGCGCTGGCGCCCGAGCTTGCCTCGTTGAACATGGGCAGCATGAACATGGGCCTGTTCCCCATGCTGGATCGGTTCCCAGATCTCGACCACGACTGGGAGAGACGGCACCTCGGGAACAAGGACCTCGTCTTCAAGAACACCTTCGCAGACATCGAGCGGATCCTGAGGACGTGCGGAGACCAGGGGACCCGTTTCGAGTTCGAGTGCTACGACACCGCGCACCTGTACAACCTGGCGCACTTCCTCGACCGGGGACTGGTGGAGCCGCCGCTGTTCATCCAGACGGTGGTCGGGCTGCTCGGTGGCATCGGAGCCGATGCGGAGGACCTGCTGCACCTGCGGCGGACCGCCACTCGTCTCTTCGGCGACCAGTTCGAGTGGTCCACCCTCGGGGCCGGTGCGGCCCAGATCCGGGTGGGAACGATCGCCCTGGCCCTCGGTGCCAATGCGCGGGTCGGCCTCGAGGACTCGCTGTGGGACGGCCCCGGCAGGCTCGCCGAGTCGAGCCGGGCACAGGTAGAGCGTCTCCGGGCGGCGGCGGCGGTCCTCTACCGCGACATCGCGACCCCGTCCGAGGCGCGCCGCCGACTCGCGCTCCGGTCGGCCGAGCGGAGCAGCGGTCCGGGAGGAGAGTCGTGA
- a CDS encoding histidine phosphatase family protein, which yields MREVRAAPAPEAGGTPGGPEVDVGAETVTVLLLRHAHVLGHRGDVPITDEGHEQARRAGAWIGSAGYDVGAVLYGGTRRTRETAEGIVDGLGAGGSRRTAVLDSFALRNPDLYVGGERVSMVSTAAAFAEQTTTLTADDVSRVPFFQEWLAHPERVGFWVAHPSPPGDTAAAVARRILAFAESLADVPAWRGRTIVAVTHSPVLRALGLQRHGVDPGEPALVTGYQLSVGSGSVGIEDVAPATS from the coding sequence GTGAGAGAGGTCCGGGCCGCACCCGCGCCGGAGGCCGGCGGCACGCCCGGCGGCCCCGAGGTCGACGTCGGCGCGGAGACCGTCACCGTGCTGCTCCTGCGGCATGCCCATGTCCTGGGTCACCGAGGTGACGTGCCCATCACCGACGAGGGGCACGAGCAGGCTCGGCGAGCCGGCGCCTGGATCGGGTCGGCCGGCTACGACGTGGGCGCTGTCCTCTACGGCGGCACCCGCAGGACCCGCGAGACGGCGGAGGGAATCGTCGACGGCCTCGGCGCGGGCGGCTCGCGCCGGACGGCGGTCCTCGACAGCTTCGCGCTGCGCAACCCGGACCTCTACGTGGGCGGCGAACGCGTCTCCATGGTCAGCACGGCGGCCGCGTTCGCCGAGCAGACCACGACCCTCACCGCCGACGACGTGAGCCGGGTGCCGTTCTTCCAGGAATGGCTGGCACACCCGGAGCGGGTGGGGTTCTGGGTCGCTCACCCCTCGCCCCCGGGCGACACCGCGGCAGCCGTGGCCCGGAGGATCCTGGCGTTCGCCGAGAGCCTTGCAGACGTGCCGGCCTGGCGTGGCAGGACGATCGTCGCCGTCACCCACTCCCCGGTCCTGCGGGCCCTGGGGCTACAGCGGCACGGCGTCGACCCCGGCGAGCCGGCCCTGGTCACCGGCTACCAGTTGTCGGTCGGGTCCGGCTCGGTCGGCATCGAGGACGTCGCGCCCGCGACGTCGTGA
- a CDS encoding GntR family transcriptional regulator — protein sequence MINGHGVESAIRGELLSTSVKKLLLDRIMSGYYKPGERIIELQLSKELGTSQSPVREALRDLAAIGIVTIHSRRGARVRLPTRKELSDISVVRSEIDALAATLAAPLLDEDVLGQLRETYAEMQRHHAAGDHVALTQADAQFHRLIVTTSTNQAIEHVFDQLEPFARTFITLTLPKANVTSIIGEHKLILDALERGDATLAARHAREHQLNVSALFRDLFEDEERTAGTDPGGK from the coding sequence GTGATCAACGGGCACGGCGTCGAGTCGGCAATCCGCGGCGAGCTGCTCTCGACCTCGGTGAAGAAGCTCCTGCTCGACAGGATCATGAGCGGCTACTACAAGCCTGGCGAGCGGATCATCGAGCTGCAGCTCTCCAAGGAGCTCGGCACGAGCCAGTCCCCGGTGCGCGAGGCGCTCAGGGACCTGGCCGCGATCGGCATCGTGACGATCCATTCCCGACGCGGAGCGCGGGTTCGGCTGCCCACCAGGAAGGAGCTGTCCGACATCAGTGTCGTCCGTTCCGAGATCGACGCACTGGCAGCCACCCTGGCGGCACCGCTCCTGGACGAGGACGTGCTCGGGCAGCTGCGGGAGACGTACGCCGAGATGCAACGCCACCACGCCGCCGGTGACCACGTGGCACTGACACAGGCCGATGCCCAGTTCCACCGGCTGATCGTGACGACCTCCACCAATCAGGCGATCGAGCACGTCTTCGACCAGCTGGAGCCGTTCGCGCGCACCTTCATCACCTTGACGCTCCCCAAGGCGAACGTCACGTCGATCATCGGTGAGCACAAGCTGATCCTCGACGCGCTCGAGCGAGGGGACGCCACGCTGGCAGCGCGGCATGCACGCGAGCACCAGCTCAACGTCAGCGCGCTCTTCCGCGACCTCTTCGAGGACGAGGAGCGCACGGCCGGCACCGACCCTGGCGGGAAGTAG
- a CDS encoding xanthine dehydrogenase family protein molybdopterin-binding subunit, whose protein sequence is MIEQQGSEREALRTVGEPIRRYGGAARVAGQQEFLADLHFPDAAAVALVTLPVACASVTGVDGKRAMEMPGVIAVVSAADLPQPVPRFGISHQDRPVLADGEVLFHGEPVAAVVAETLDQAEAGAREVEVTFEEKTGVYTVDGALAAGAPLVRDPSLRPVEDENRDSNVLETALYEWGDTVAAAGEAAVIVENTYTFPMVTHFPIEPGGTVAVPTGAGGLDIYSPVQHPYLLQRTIATVTGLPLSQVRVFAPDPGGGFGGKQTPRLEPLLAFLALRTGRTCRLVLSLEQTFQMMRRAACRVQARTGFAGDGALIFHELECDFLIGAYADVAPRVMTKGSYVGAGPYRIPRVRTASRAVLSNTTPSTAFRGFGAPQVAWATESQLDAGARALGLDGLQIRRRNLVNMGEAFFRGPYEATADGHWHEALEKAAELVGWGQPLAPGRGRGIAVAIKPGATSGLSQSLVRFLADGSAIAYAGTSDMGQGARTLWQQILADELGSPLDKIRVVSGDTGVVPFDLQTSASRSTVFMGNAVLEACRDIRKRVLALYAESTGIDEELLSEAPGVLITPDGELTLLEASRIALGALGGEFVGQGTARMRGRKGHPLGGDAAFYEFNCTAIEVEVDLETGELLLHRHVSVSDVGTELNPIQVTSQDEGASIMGLGHSQMEQLLLDDHGVIRNLGALDYRIPTFKDVPVELITHGIENHDGPGPYGSKGISEGALLCTAGALGSAVSDAIGTPIRDLPLTPERVWTALHPDVTGRPGGEEHT, encoded by the coding sequence ATGATCGAGCAGCAGGGCTCCGAACGGGAGGCACTGCGGACGGTGGGGGAGCCGATCCGACGCTACGGCGGTGCGGCCCGGGTCGCCGGCCAGCAGGAGTTCCTGGCGGACCTCCACTTCCCCGACGCAGCCGCAGTGGCACTGGTCACCCTGCCGGTGGCATGCGCGAGCGTCACCGGCGTCGACGGCAAGCGGGCCATGGAGATGCCCGGTGTGATCGCGGTGGTCAGCGCGGCCGACCTGCCGCAGCCGGTACCTCGCTTCGGCATCTCCCATCAGGATCGTCCGGTGCTCGCGGACGGGGAGGTCCTCTTCCACGGCGAGCCGGTCGCGGCCGTGGTCGCGGAGACCCTCGACCAGGCCGAGGCCGGCGCGCGGGAGGTCGAGGTGACCTTCGAGGAGAAGACGGGTGTCTACACCGTGGACGGGGCGTTGGCGGCCGGGGCCCCGCTCGTGAGGGACCCCTCCCTGCGCCCGGTGGAGGACGAGAACCGCGACTCCAACGTCCTGGAGACCGCGTTGTACGAGTGGGGCGACACGGTGGCTGCCGCCGGCGAGGCGGCGGTCATCGTGGAGAACACCTACACGTTCCCCATGGTGACCCACTTCCCGATCGAGCCGGGTGGCACCGTCGCGGTGCCCACGGGCGCGGGCGGCCTCGACATCTACTCCCCGGTGCAGCACCCCTATCTGCTGCAACGCACCATTGCCACGGTCACCGGTCTTCCGCTGTCCCAGGTCCGGGTCTTCGCCCCCGACCCGGGAGGTGGTTTCGGAGGCAAGCAGACCCCCAGGCTCGAGCCGCTGCTGGCCTTCCTGGCGCTGCGGACCGGTCGAACCTGCCGGCTTGTGCTCTCGCTCGAGCAGACCTTCCAGATGATGCGCCGTGCGGCGTGCCGCGTGCAGGCACGCACGGGCTTCGCCGGCGACGGGGCGCTGATCTTCCACGAGCTGGAGTGTGACTTCCTCATCGGGGCCTACGCCGACGTCGCTCCGCGGGTCATGACGAAGGGCAGCTACGTCGGCGCAGGTCCGTATCGGATCCCCCGCGTCCGCACGGCCTCGCGCGCTGTCTTGTCGAACACCACGCCGAGCACCGCCTTCCGCGGCTTCGGCGCCCCCCAGGTCGCGTGGGCGACCGAGTCGCAGCTGGATGCCGGTGCCCGGGCCCTGGGGTTGGACGGGCTCCAGATCCGCCGACGGAACCTCGTGAACATGGGTGAGGCGTTCTTCCGTGGCCCGTACGAGGCCACGGCGGACGGGCACTGGCACGAGGCGCTGGAGAAAGCGGCCGAGCTGGTCGGGTGGGGTCAGCCGCTCGCGCCCGGTCGGGGCCGGGGCATCGCGGTCGCCATCAAGCCCGGGGCGACCTCCGGTCTTTCCCAGAGCCTGGTGCGCTTCCTCGCGGACGGCAGCGCCATCGCCTACGCCGGCACCTCTGACATGGGGCAGGGCGCTCGGACGCTCTGGCAGCAGATCCTCGCTGACGAGCTCGGCAGCCCGTTGGACAAGATCCGCGTGGTGAGCGGGGACACCGGTGTCGTGCCCTTCGACCTGCAGACCTCGGCCAGCCGTTCCACGGTCTTCATGGGGAACGCGGTCCTCGAGGCGTGCCGTGACATCAGGAAGCGAGTGCTGGCGCTCTACGCCGAGTCGACCGGGATCGACGAGGAGCTGCTGTCCGAGGCCCCGGGCGTCCTGATCACCCCCGATGGCGAGCTCACCCTGCTCGAGGCGTCCCGCATCGCGCTGGGTGCTCTCGGTGGCGAGTTCGTCGGACAGGGAACCGCTCGGATGCGAGGCCGCAAGGGACACCCGCTGGGTGGTGATGCCGCCTTCTACGAGTTCAACTGCACGGCGATCGAGGTGGAGGTCGACCTCGAGACCGGCGAGCTGCTGCTGCATCGGCACGTGTCGGTCAGCGACGTCGGCACCGAGCTCAACCCCATCCAGGTCACCTCCCAGGACGAAGGCGCCTCGATCATGGGGCTCGGCCACAGCCAGATGGAGCAGCTGCTCCTCGACGACCACGGAGTGATCCGCAACCTGGGAGCACTCGACTACCGGATCCCCACGTTCAAGGACGTGCCCGTCGAGCTGATCACCCACGGGATCGAGAACCATGACGGACCTGGGCCGTACGGGTCGAAGGGGATCAGCGAGGGCGCGTTGCTGTGCACAGCCGGCGCGCTGGGCTCAGCGGTCAGCGACGCGATCGGCACGCCGATCCGTGACCTGCCGCTGACACCTGAGCGGGTCTGGACCGCGTTGCACCCTGATGTGACCGGCCGGCCAGGGGGTGAGGAGCACACCTAG